The following coding sequences lie in one Angustibacter luteus genomic window:
- a CDS encoding 3-isopropylmalate dehydrogenase produces MSEGSIMSEAEEYARRALQESMDLRDQGHSDD; encoded by the coding sequence GTGAGTGAAGGAAGCATCATGAGCGAGGCCGAGGAGTACGCCCGCCGGGCGCTGCAGGAGTCGATGGACCTGCGTGACCAGGGTCACAGCGACGACTGA
- the ilvC gene encoding ketol-acid reductoisomerase translates to MADMYYDADADLSALSDRKVAVIGYGSQGHAHALNLRDSGIDVRVGLPEGSRSRAKAEAEGLRVVDPATAASEASVIVVLTPDHVQRHVYTESIEPHLQDGDALLFGHGFNIRFGYIKAPLGVDVVMVAPKGPGHLVRREYTDGRGVPVLVAVEHDASGGAWPLTLAYAKALGGLRAGGIKTTFTEETETDLFGEQAVLCGGVSRLVQQGFEVLTEAGYQPEVAYFECLHELKLIVDLMYEGGIAKQRWSVSDTAEYGDYVSGPRVIDDSVKQRMVEVLSDITDGTFAARFIADQDAGAPEFAALRAQGEQHPIEATGRELRGLMAWVKSSDDDYTEGTAAR, encoded by the coding sequence GTGGCCGACATGTACTACGACGCCGACGCCGACCTGTCTGCCCTGTCCGACCGCAAGGTCGCGGTCATCGGCTACGGCAGCCAGGGCCATGCCCACGCGCTCAACCTGCGCGACAGCGGGATCGACGTCCGGGTGGGTCTGCCCGAGGGCAGCCGCAGCCGGGCCAAGGCCGAGGCCGAGGGACTGCGGGTGGTCGACCCGGCCACCGCCGCCAGCGAGGCGTCGGTGATCGTCGTGCTCACCCCGGACCACGTGCAGCGGCACGTCTACACCGAGTCGATCGAGCCGCACCTGCAGGACGGCGACGCGCTGCTGTTCGGACACGGCTTCAACATCCGGTTCGGCTACATCAAGGCCCCGCTGGGGGTCGACGTCGTCATGGTCGCGCCGAAGGGCCCCGGCCACCTGGTGCGCCGCGAGTACACCGACGGTCGAGGAGTCCCGGTGCTGGTCGCCGTCGAGCACGACGCCAGCGGGGGAGCCTGGCCGCTCACCCTCGCCTACGCGAAGGCGCTCGGCGGCCTGCGCGCCGGCGGCATCAAGACGACCTTCACCGAGGAGACCGAGACCGACCTGTTCGGCGAGCAGGCCGTGCTGTGCGGCGGCGTCTCGCGGCTGGTGCAGCAGGGCTTCGAGGTGCTCACCGAGGCCGGCTACCAGCCCGAGGTCGCGTACTTCGAGTGCCTGCACGAGCTCAAGCTGATCGTCGACCTGATGTACGAGGGCGGGATCGCCAAGCAGCGCTGGAGCGTCTCGGACACCGCCGAGTACGGCGACTACGTCTCGGGCCCGCGGGTCATCGACGACTCGGTCAAGCAGCGCATGGTCGAGGTGCTCTCCGACATCACCGACGGCACGTTCGCCGCCCGGTTCATCGCCGACCAGGACGCCGGCGCGCCCGAGTTCGCCGCGCTGCGCGCCCAGGGCGAGCAGCACCCCATCGAGGCGACCGGGCGAGAGCTGCGCGGGCTGATGGCCTGGGTCAAGTCCAGCGACGACGACTACACCGAGGGCACGGCCGCTCGCTGA
- the ilvN gene encoding acetolactate synthase small subunit — protein MSKHTLSVLVEDRPGVLARIAGLFSRRGFNIDSLAVGPTEHPDISRMTVVVDVEELPLEQVTKQLNKLVEVIKVVELEGPASVQRELLLVKVRADMQTRSHVLETVQLFRAKVVDVSTDAVTIEATGNAEKLAALLRVLEPFGIRELVQSGMVAVGRGPRSMSDRALRTA, from the coding sequence ATGTCGAAGCACACGCTGTCGGTGCTGGTCGAGGACCGCCCCGGCGTCCTGGCCCGGATCGCGGGACTCTTCTCGCGGCGCGGGTTCAACATCGACTCGCTCGCGGTCGGTCCCACCGAGCACCCGGACATCTCCCGGATGACCGTGGTGGTCGACGTCGAGGAGCTCCCGCTGGAGCAGGTGACCAAGCAGCTCAACAAGCTCGTCGAGGTCATCAAGGTCGTCGAGCTCGAAGGCCCGGCATCGGTCCAGCGCGAGCTGCTGCTGGTGAAGGTGCGGGCCGACATGCAGACCCGCTCGCACGTGCTGGAGACGGTGCAGCTGTTCCGCGCCAAGGTCGTCGACGTGTCCACCGACGCCGTGACCATCGAGGCCACCGGCAACGCCGAGAAGCTCGCCGCGCTGCTGCGGGTGCTGGAACCCTTCGGCATCCGCGAGCTCGTGCAGTCCGGCATGGTCGCCGTCGGACGCGGACCGCGCAGCATGAGCGACCGGGCGCTGCGCACCGCCTGA
- a CDS encoding acetolactate synthase large subunit: MSRGRQPMTGAQSLVRSLEKAGVEIVFGIPGGAILPAYDPLLDSASVRHILVRHEQGAGHAAQGYAAATGKVGVCMATSGPGATNLVTPIADAYMDSVPMVAITGQVASAAIGTDAFQEADIRGITMPITKHNYLVTDPDQIPQAIAEAFHIAGTGRPGPVLVDISKDALQAMTHFSWPDRVDLPGYRPVTRPHGKQVREAARLITEASRPVLYVGGGVVRSGASPELRRLVDDTNIPVVTTLMARGALPDSHPANLGMPGMHGTVAAVTALQRSDLIISLGARFDDRVTGQLSTFAPHAKVIHADIDPAEIGKNRLADVPIVGDAREVIRELVAVLATERAEGRTGDYAAWWREVDGWRETYPLGYAEPDDGTLAPQHVISRIGAISGPDTIFTAGVGQHQMWAAQFISYEQPGTWINSGGLGTMGFAVPAAMGAKAGRPERTVWAIDGDGCFQMTNQELATCTINEIPIKVAVINNSSLGMVRQWQTLFYEGRYSNTDLHTGSARRIPDFVKMADAYGCAGLRCERPEDVDATIEEAMAINDRPVVVDFVVHRDAMVWPMVPAGVSNDLIQHARGMSPVWDRED, translated from the coding sequence CTGTCCCGGGGGCGTCAGCCCATGACCGGCGCGCAGAGCCTGGTGCGCTCGCTCGAGAAGGCCGGGGTCGAGATCGTCTTCGGCATCCCGGGCGGGGCGATCCTGCCGGCCTACGACCCTCTGCTGGACTCGGCGTCGGTCCGGCACATCCTGGTCCGCCACGAGCAGGGCGCCGGGCACGCCGCCCAGGGGTACGCCGCCGCCACCGGCAAGGTCGGCGTCTGCATGGCGACGTCCGGCCCGGGCGCCACGAACCTCGTCACCCCGATCGCCGACGCCTACATGGACTCGGTGCCGATGGTCGCGATCACCGGCCAGGTCGCCTCCGCGGCGATCGGCACGGATGCCTTCCAGGAGGCCGACATCCGCGGCATCACGATGCCGATCACCAAGCACAACTACCTCGTGACGGACCCGGACCAGATCCCGCAGGCCATCGCCGAGGCGTTCCACATCGCCGGCACAGGACGTCCCGGACCGGTGCTGGTCGACATCAGCAAGGACGCCCTGCAGGCGATGACGCACTTCAGCTGGCCGGACCGGGTCGACCTGCCCGGGTACCGACCGGTGACCCGACCGCACGGCAAGCAGGTGCGCGAGGCCGCCCGGCTCATCACCGAGGCGAGCCGGCCGGTGCTGTACGTCGGCGGTGGCGTCGTCCGGTCCGGGGCCAGTCCCGAGCTGCGCAGGCTGGTCGACGACACGAACATCCCGGTCGTCACCACGCTGATGGCCCGCGGTGCGTTGCCCGACAGCCACCCCGCCAACCTGGGGATGCCCGGGATGCACGGCACCGTCGCCGCGGTGACCGCGCTGCAGCGCAGCGACCTGATCATCAGCTTGGGCGCCCGGTTCGACGACCGGGTGACCGGTCAGCTGTCCACGTTCGCGCCGCACGCCAAGGTGATCCACGCCGACATCGACCCGGCCGAGATCGGGAAGAACCGACTGGCGGACGTCCCGATCGTGGGCGATGCGCGCGAGGTCATCCGCGAGCTCGTGGCCGTCCTGGCGACCGAGCGCGCCGAGGGTCGCACCGGCGACTACGCCGCCTGGTGGCGCGAGGTCGACGGGTGGCGCGAGACGTACCCGCTGGGCTACGCCGAGCCGGACGACGGCACGCTCGCTCCGCAGCACGTGATCAGCCGCATCGGAGCGATCAGCGGGCCGGACACGATCTTCACGGCCGGTGTCGGCCAGCACCAGATGTGGGCCGCGCAGTTCATCTCCTACGAGCAGCCGGGCACCTGGATCAACTCCGGTGGCCTGGGCACCATGGGGTTCGCCGTCCCCGCCGCCATGGGCGCCAAGGCGGGTCGGCCGGAGCGCACGGTCTGGGCCATCGACGGCGACGGCTGCTTCCAGATGACCAACCAGGAGCTCGCCACCTGCACGATCAACGAGATCCCGATCAAGGTGGCGGTGATCAACAACTCGAGCCTGGGCATGGTGCGGCAGTGGCAGACCCTGTTCTACGAGGGGCGCTACAGCAACACGGACCTGCACACCGGGTCCGCGCGGCGGATCCCGGACTTCGTCAAGATGGCCGACGCCTACGGCTGCGCCGGCCTGCGGTGCGAGCGCCCCGAGGACGTCGACGCCACGATCGAGGAGGCCATGGCCATCAACGACCGTCCCGTCGTCGTCGACTTCGTGGTGCACCGGGACGCGATGGTGTGGCCGATGGTGCCCGCCGGGGTCAGCAACGACCTGATCCAGCACGCCCGGGGCATGAGCCCCGTCTGGGACCGGGAGGACTGA
- the ilvD gene encoding dihydroxy-acid dehydratase — protein sequence MTTPDIKPRSRDVTDGLEKAAARGMLRAVGMGDDDFAKPQIGVASSWNEITPCNLSLQRLAVAVKEGVHAAGGYPLEFGTISVSDGISMGHEGMHYSLVSREVIADSVETVMQAERLDGSVLLAGCDKSLPGMLMAAARLDLSSVFLYAGSILPGIAKLSDGSEREVTIIDAFEAVGACARGLIPRSDVDAIERAICPGEGACGGMYTANTMASAAEALGMSLPGSAAPPAVDRRRDGYARRSGVAAVEMLRQGITARQIMTKEAFENAIAVVMAFGGSTNAVLHLLAIAHEAHVDLSLDDFRRIGARVPHLANVKPFGQYVMKDVDHVGGVPVVMRALLDAGLLHGDVLTVTGRTMAENLAEIAPPDVDGKVLRAMSEPIHRTGGITILAGSLAPEGAVVKSAGFDEDVFEGTARVFDGERAAMDAVSDGTLTAGDVCVIRYEGPKGGPGMREMLAVTGAIKGAGLGKDVLLLTDGRFSGGTTGLCVGHVAPEAVDGGPIAFVRDGDRIRLDVSAGTLDLLVDDAEMGERRTGWSAPAPKHQRGVLAKYSKLVGSAARGAVCD from the coding sequence ATGACCACCCCGGACATCAAGCCCCGCAGTCGCGACGTCACCGACGGCCTGGAGAAGGCCGCCGCCCGCGGCATGCTGCGCGCGGTCGGCATGGGCGACGACGACTTCGCCAAGCCGCAGATCGGCGTCGCCAGCAGCTGGAACGAGATCACCCCGTGCAACCTGTCGCTGCAGCGGCTGGCGGTGGCGGTGAAGGAGGGCGTGCACGCGGCCGGCGGCTACCCGTTGGAGTTCGGCACGATCTCGGTGTCCGACGGCATCTCCATGGGCCACGAGGGCATGCACTACTCGCTGGTGTCCCGCGAGGTGATCGCGGACAGCGTCGAGACGGTGATGCAGGCGGAGCGGCTGGACGGCTCGGTCCTGCTGGCCGGCTGCGACAAGTCGTTGCCGGGCATGCTGATGGCCGCGGCCCGGCTGGACCTGTCGAGCGTGTTCCTCTACGCCGGGTCGATCCTGCCGGGGATCGCGAAGCTGTCCGACGGCAGCGAGCGCGAGGTCACGATCATCGACGCGTTCGAGGCCGTGGGAGCGTGCGCTCGCGGGCTGATCCCGCGTTCCGACGTCGACGCCATCGAGCGTGCGATCTGCCCCGGCGAAGGGGCCTGCGGTGGCATGTACACCGCGAACACCATGGCGAGTGCGGCCGAGGCGCTCGGCATGTCGCTGCCGGGCAGCGCCGCGCCGCCGGCCGTCGACCGTCGGCGCGACGGGTACGCGCGGCGCTCCGGCGTGGCCGCGGTCGAGATGCTGCGGCAGGGCATCACGGCCCGCCAGATCATGACCAAGGAGGCCTTCGAGAACGCGATCGCGGTGGTGATGGCCTTCGGTGGCTCGACCAACGCGGTGCTGCACCTGCTGGCGATCGCGCACGAGGCGCACGTCGACCTGTCCCTGGACGACTTCCGCCGGATCGGTGCCCGCGTGCCGCACCTGGCGAACGTGAAGCCGTTCGGGCAGTACGTGATGAAGGACGTCGACCACGTCGGCGGCGTGCCCGTCGTGATGCGGGCGCTGCTCGACGCCGGCCTGCTGCACGGGGACGTGCTGACGGTCACCGGCCGCACCATGGCCGAGAACCTCGCCGAGATCGCGCCGCCGGACGTCGACGGCAAGGTGCTACGGGCGATGTCCGAGCCGATCCACCGCACCGGCGGAATCACGATCCTGGCGGGTTCGCTGGCTCCCGAGGGCGCCGTGGTGAAGTCGGCCGGTTTCGACGAGGACGTCTTCGAGGGCACGGCGCGGGTCTTCGACGGCGAGCGGGCCGCGATGGACGCCGTGTCCGACGGCACGCTCACCGCAGGCGACGTGTGCGTCATCCGGTACGAGGGCCCGAAGGGCGGCCCGGGGATGCGCGAGATGCTCGCGGTGACCGGGGCGATCAAGGGCGCCGGTCTGGGCAAGGACGTGCTGCTGCTCACCGACGGCCGGTTCAGCGGCGGCACGACCGGGCTGTGCGTCGGGCACGTGGCACCCGAGGCGGTGGACGGCGGACCGATCGCGTTCGTCCGGGACGGCGACCGGATCCGCCTGGACGTCAGCGCCGGCACGCTGGACCTGCTGGTGGACGACGCCGAGATGGGGGAGCGTCGTACGGGCTGGTCCGCGCCGGCGCCCAAGCACCAGCGCGGCGTCCTGGCGAAGTACTCGAAGCTGGTCGGCTCGGCGGCCCGCGGCGCCGTCTGCGACTGA
- a CDS encoding MarR family winged helix-turn-helix transcriptional regulator: protein MAGPQRRDLRTYTGFLLRRAYVATVGVEASCLGDDARMREVAVLFILDEHGALSQREVAELTHISPTVMVGLVDSLGARGWVVRERKVEDRRSYALRLTGAGRAALRRATRDLDRSERRLTADLSEDEVARLRRHLSVLLGDDPALQVTALAERVGYLVRHAHRRSRERAQAALRQFDLHPRNFGLLSVVGRDEPCSQSHLAAVLGVSDPAVLPALEALETRGLLTRERNADDRRISDVRLTAEGRELLDGAQAQADAMQADIVQRLGVEANDDLRGLLARIVNG from the coding sequence GTGGCTGGGCCGCAGCGACGCGACCTGCGCACGTACACCGGCTTCCTGCTGCGCCGGGCCTACGTCGCCACGGTCGGCGTCGAGGCGAGCTGTCTGGGGGACGACGCCCGGATGCGGGAGGTCGCCGTGCTGTTCATCCTCGACGAGCACGGGGCGCTCTCCCAGCGGGAGGTCGCCGAGCTGACCCACATCTCGCCGACCGTGATGGTCGGCCTGGTCGACTCGCTCGGCGCTCGCGGCTGGGTGGTGCGCGAGCGCAAGGTCGAGGACCGCCGGTCCTACGCGTTGCGGCTGACCGGGGCGGGCCGGGCGGCGCTGCGCCGCGCCACCCGCGACCTGGACCGCAGCGAGCGCCGGCTGACCGCCGACCTGAGCGAGGACGAGGTGGCCCGGCTTCGCCGGCACCTGAGCGTGCTGCTGGGCGACGACCCCGCCCTGCAGGTCACCGCCTTGGCGGAGCGCGTCGGCTACCTGGTGCGGCACGCGCACCGGCGCAGCCGTGAGCGAGCCCAGGCGGCGCTGCGCCAGTTCGACCTGCACCCACGCAACTTCGGTCTGCTGTCGGTCGTCGGACGCGACGAGCCGTGTTCACAGAGCCACCTGGCGGCCGTTCTCGGCGTCAGCGACCCGGCCGTCCTGCCCGCCCTGGAGGCGCTGGAGACGCGCGGCCTGCTGACCCGGGAGCGCAACGCGGACGACCGCCGGATCAGTGACGTCCGGCTGACCGCCGAAGGTCGCGAGCTGCTGGACGGTGCGCAGGCCCAGGCCGACGCGATGCAGGCCGACATCGTGCAGCGACTGGGGGTGGAGGCGAACGACGACCTGCGCGGCCTCCTCGCCCGCATCGTCAACGGTTGA
- a CDS encoding MMPL family transporter, whose translation MERLARLVIRHRRIVFGLWLVLFLAGGFAAGKVPDRLGIDFSLPGQPGDTAEKHLVEAYGTSSYDTFIAVVTVPEGQTVEANKDQIAKIFTDAGAVFPKVRLVDLASTGDPAFVSDDHRTTFALMQGPQPTSFAPGPEANLRPALEQAAKASGFTTGVTSYGLLSAGNSSNEGPSVLAETMFGALGALVVLIFVFASFLALLPLVIAAVSILTTFLLVLGLTTFSDVSFVVQFLIALIGLGVAIDYSLLVVSRWREERAHGHDNETAVIIAMKTAGHAVLASGVTVAISLVALVVVPVPFLRSMGVGGMLIPLVSVAVVLTLLPAMLTTIGPRVDWPRIRHEGTASKAWTAWAKLIVRRRWIAAGVATLILGLLIAPVFSLKIGQAGIESLASNGPAYDTLATLRAGGIESGVTTPIVVLVPPDQAQAAADAAAKVDGVQFAVVGGDAPTLGVVDVIPTKETVDSSSNKVVDEVRSAVEGVVDGDVGITGAGATVGDYFSAVYDKFPYVMALIALITFVLLMRTFRSVLLPIKAVLLNLLSLAAVFGAITWFWQMGHGSQAVFNISATGALTFWLPVIIFAFLFGLSMDYEVFILARMREEYDACGNTNEAVVVGLARTGRLVTSAALILFFAFAALASSPGTDIKVMGTALGVGILIDATIVRALLVPALVSLFGAYNWWLPAGLAKILRVEPSPLRPERAVAEPDEEPAPVSV comes from the coding sequence GTGGAGCGTCTAGCCCGCCTCGTCATCAGGCATCGTCGCATCGTCTTCGGGCTGTGGCTCGTGCTCTTCCTGGCCGGCGGTTTCGCCGCAGGCAAGGTGCCGGACCGCCTCGGCATCGACTTCTCCCTGCCCGGGCAGCCGGGCGACACTGCCGAGAAGCACCTGGTCGAGGCCTACGGCACCAGCTCGTACGACACGTTCATCGCGGTCGTGACCGTGCCCGAGGGGCAGACCGTCGAGGCGAACAAGGACCAGATCGCCAAGATCTTCACCGACGCCGGAGCGGTCTTCCCCAAGGTCCGGCTGGTCGACCTGGCCAGCACGGGAGACCCGGCGTTCGTCTCGGACGACCACCGCACGACGTTCGCGCTGATGCAGGGTCCGCAGCCGACGTCCTTCGCACCCGGTCCGGAGGCCAACCTTCGACCCGCCCTGGAGCAGGCGGCGAAGGCGAGCGGGTTCACGACGGGGGTGACGTCGTACGGGCTGCTGTCGGCGGGCAACAGCAGCAACGAGGGGCCGAGCGTCCTGGCCGAGACGATGTTCGGTGCGCTGGGCGCGCTGGTCGTGCTGATCTTCGTCTTCGCGTCCTTCCTGGCCCTCCTGCCGTTGGTGATCGCCGCCGTCTCGATCCTGACGACGTTCCTGCTCGTGCTGGGACTGACGACGTTCAGCGACGTCAGCTTCGTGGTGCAGTTCCTCATCGCGCTGATCGGCCTGGGCGTCGCGATCGACTACTCGCTGCTGGTGGTGTCGCGCTGGCGGGAGGAACGTGCGCACGGTCACGACAACGAGACGGCGGTCATCATCGCCATGAAGACGGCCGGGCACGCGGTCCTCGCCTCCGGCGTGACCGTGGCGATCAGCCTGGTCGCGCTGGTCGTCGTGCCGGTGCCGTTCCTGCGCAGCATGGGCGTCGGCGGCATGCTCATCCCGCTGGTCAGCGTGGCCGTCGTGCTGACGCTCCTGCCGGCGATGCTGACCACCATCGGGCCGCGGGTGGACTGGCCGCGCATCCGCCACGAGGGCACCGCGAGCAAGGCCTGGACCGCCTGGGCCAAGCTCATCGTGCGCCGTCGCTGGATCGCCGCCGGGGTCGCCACGCTCATCCTGGGCCTGCTGATCGCCCCGGTCTTCTCGCTGAAGATCGGCCAGGCCGGGATCGAGTCGCTGGCCAGCAACGGCCCGGCGTACGACACCTTGGCGACGCTGCGGGCCGGCGGGATCGAGTCCGGCGTGACCACGCCCATCGTGGTGCTGGTGCCACCGGACCAGGCGCAGGCGGCCGCCGATGCGGCCGCCAAGGTGGACGGTGTGCAGTTCGCCGTCGTCGGTGGGGACGCACCGACGCTGGGGGTCGTCGACGTCATCCCGACGAAGGAGACCGTCGACAGCTCGAGCAACAAGGTGGTCGACGAGGTCCGCAGCGCGGTCGAGGGTGTGGTCGACGGCGACGTGGGGATCACGGGAGCCGGGGCCACGGTCGGCGACTACTTCAGTGCCGTCTACGACAAGTTCCCCTACGTCATGGCGCTGATCGCGCTGATCACGTTCGTGCTGCTGATGCGCACGTTCCGCTCGGTGCTGCTGCCGATCAAGGCCGTCCTGCTGAACCTGCTGTCGCTGGCTGCCGTGTTCGGTGCCATCACCTGGTTCTGGCAGATGGGCCACGGTTCGCAGGCCGTCTTCAACATCTCTGCCACCGGCGCCCTGACGTTCTGGCTCCCGGTGATCATCTTCGCGTTCCTGTTCGGGCTGTCGATGGACTACGAGGTGTTCATCCTGGCCCGGATGCGCGAGGAGTACGACGCCTGCGGGAACACGAACGAAGCGGTCGTCGTCGGGCTGGCCCGGACCGGTCGCCTGGTGACGTCGGCCGCGCTGATCCTGTTCTTCGCCTTCGCCGCGCTCGCGTCGTCGCCCGGCACCGACATCAAGGTGATGGGCACGGCGCTGGGTGTCGGCATCCTGATCGACGCCACGATCGTCCGGGCCCTGCTGGTGCCGGCGCTGGTGAGTCTCTTCGGCGCGTACAACTGGTGGCTACCCGCCGGCCTGGCGAAGATCCTGCGGGTCGAGCCGTCGCCGTTGCGGCCGGAGCGGGCCGTCGCCGAGCCCGACGAGGAGCCCGCCCCCGTCTCGGTGTGA
- a CDS encoding dihydrofolate reductase family protein, translating into MSKVVAIMSMSLDGYVADPDDGVAEVFDWYVSSGDVEIRTGGSDPMTFTMSEPSAEHFDALTSRLGAVLTGRRTFDVAQGWGGNHAWGPAFVLTHHVPTGWPRPDSTVSFVTDGIESAVAQAKAAAAGRSVGVHGADTIQQCLNAGLLDELNIDLTAVLLGAGVRLFDHLAGTPAVLGTPTVIQGVGVTHLRYPVRGSAGRPVTDGSQ; encoded by the coding sequence ATGTCCAAGGTCGTCGCCATCATGTCCATGTCCCTCGACGGGTACGTCGCCGACCCCGACGACGGGGTGGCCGAGGTGTTCGACTGGTACGTCAGCTCGGGTGACGTCGAGATCCGCACCGGCGGGTCGGACCCGATGACGTTCACCATGTCCGAGCCCAGCGCCGAGCACTTCGACGCCCTCACCTCCCGGCTCGGCGCGGTGCTCACCGGTCGGCGCACCTTCGACGTCGCGCAGGGCTGGGGCGGAAACCACGCGTGGGGCCCGGCCTTCGTGCTGACCCACCATGTGCCCACCGGATGGCCGCGCCCCGACTCGACGGTCAGCTTCGTGACCGACGGCATCGAGAGCGCGGTGGCGCAGGCCAAGGCCGCTGCCGCCGGGAGGTCCGTCGGGGTCCACGGCGCCGACACCATCCAGCAGTGCCTGAACGCCGGACTCCTCGACGAGCTCAACATCGACCTGACGGCCGTGCTCCTCGGTGCCGGAGTGCGCCTCTTCGACCACCTCGCCGGCACGCCAGCCGTCCTGGGCACGCCGACCGTGATCCAGGGCGTCGGCGTGACGCACCTGCGCTACCCGGTTCGCGGGAGCGCGGGCCGGCCCGTCACCGACGGGTCGCAGTAG
- a CDS encoding PIG-L family deacetylase: protein MAVHAHPDDEATGTGGVLARYASEGIRTVLVTCTDGRCGDGPGGVKPGEPGHEPAAVADARRLELEESCRLLQVSDLELLDYADSGMVGWSTNDAPGSFWTTPVAEAAARLSGLMLHYRPDVVVTYDENGFYGHPDHIQAHRVTMAAVAESGIRAKVYWTTAPRSGLEEMFRIFREFEPELAEAAAEGQGDELPDDFGLPDDQISTWVDTAPFARQKYEALAAHASQTENIAFLRMGLERFSQLMSTETFVRVQDHTDSPLPEDDLFAGLR from the coding sequence ATGGCGGTCCACGCCCACCCCGATGACGAGGCGACCGGGACCGGCGGTGTGCTGGCTCGGTACGCCAGCGAAGGCATCCGGACCGTGTTGGTGACCTGTACGGACGGCCGTTGCGGGGACGGCCCCGGCGGCGTCAAGCCGGGCGAGCCCGGGCACGAGCCGGCCGCCGTCGCGGACGCCCGTCGCCTCGAGCTCGAGGAGAGCTGCCGGTTGCTGCAGGTCAGCGATCTCGAGCTCCTGGACTACGCCGACTCAGGAATGGTCGGCTGGTCCACCAACGACGCGCCGGGATCGTTCTGGACCACTCCCGTGGCCGAGGCGGCCGCCCGGCTCAGCGGCCTCATGCTGCACTACCGGCCCGACGTGGTGGTCACCTACGACGAGAACGGCTTCTACGGTCACCCCGACCACATCCAGGCCCATCGGGTGACGATGGCTGCGGTGGCCGAGAGTGGTATCCGGGCCAAGGTGTACTGGACGACGGCACCGCGCTCGGGTCTGGAGGAGATGTTCCGGATCTTCCGAGAGTTCGAGCCGGAGCTCGCCGAGGCTGCGGCGGAGGGGCAGGGGGACGAGCTGCCCGACGACTTCGGCTTGCCGGACGACCAGATCTCGACGTGGGTCGACACCGCTCCGTTCGCTCGCCAGAAGTACGAGGCGCTGGCCGCCCACGCCAGCCAGACGGAGAACATCGCCTTCCTGCGGATGGGCCTGGAGCGCTTCTCGCAGCTGATGAGTACCGAGACGTTCGTGCGCGTGCAGGACCACACCGACAGCCCACTCCCGGAGGACGACCTCTTCGCCGGACTGCGCTGA
- a CDS encoding YciI family protein produces MPEYLLYFNQQWVGEHTEEWFRGRGPLAKAVIAEMKAAGVYVFAGGLEEEDGPVYTADSTSGSLVVTDGPYVETKEFLGGFAVVDVADDEAATMWGGKIAQACGWPHEIRRFKPQPQAETQT; encoded by the coding sequence ATGCCGGAGTACCTCTTGTACTTCAACCAGCAGTGGGTTGGCGAGCACACCGAGGAGTGGTTCCGAGGGCGCGGACCGCTCGCGAAGGCGGTGATCGCCGAGATGAAGGCGGCCGGCGTGTACGTCTTCGCCGGGGGGCTGGAGGAGGAGGACGGTCCGGTCTACACCGCCGACAGCACCAGCGGCAGCTTGGTGGTCACCGACGGCCCGTACGTCGAGACCAAGGAGTTCCTGGGCGGCTTCGCCGTGGTCGACGTCGCGGACGACGAGGCGGCCACGATGTGGGGTGGCAAGATCGCGCAGGCTTGTGGGTGGCCCCACGAGATTCGTCGGTTCAAGCCGCAGCCCCAGGCCGAGACGCAGACCTGA
- a CDS encoding carboxymuconolactone decarboxylase family protein has translation MDHTTRIPPAEITGVKGALIKRMIQKKLGQVPTSLGVYWHNPQVLFATSALGGRLQKWDACDEGLKSLAHMAVASLVGCTWCLDFNYFEARNKGLDVDKAREVPRWREVDVFTSVERDVLEYAEAMTQTPPTVTDEQVARLLAQLGPAGVVELTSVIAFANLTTRGNVALGIESDGFAAACGLKPLAERPGVASAS, from the coding sequence ATGGACCACACGACCCGCATCCCCCCAGCCGAGATCACCGGTGTCAAGGGCGCGCTGATCAAGCGCATGATCCAGAAGAAGCTGGGCCAGGTGCCGACGTCGCTAGGCGTCTACTGGCACAACCCCCAGGTGCTCTTCGCCACCTCCGCGCTCGGTGGCAGGCTGCAGAAGTGGGACGCCTGCGACGAGGGCCTGAAGTCCTTGGCCCACATGGCGGTCGCGTCCCTGGTCGGCTGCACGTGGTGCCTGGACTTCAACTACTTCGAGGCCCGGAACAAGGGGCTCGACGTGGACAAGGCACGTGAGGTCCCACGGTGGCGGGAGGTGGACGTGTTCACGTCCGTGGAGCGTGACGTCCTGGAGTACGCGGAGGCGATGACCCAGACCCCGCCGACCGTGACCGACGAGCAGGTGGCCCGCCTGCTCGCCCAGCTGGGGCCGGCCGGAGTGGTCGAGCTCACCTCGGTGATCGCGTTCGCGAACCTGACCACGCGGGGCAACGTGGCGCTCGGCATCGAGTCGGACGGGTTCGCTGCCGCGTGCGGCCTGAAGCCGCTGGCCGAGCGGCCGGGAGTAGCGTCCGCGTCATGA